CGCAACGGTTGGTCTGGCCGTCGATCACGGCCGCCTGGTGGTGGAGCCAACATTACGTCCGAGATACAGCCTGGACGAACTGTTGGCTCAATGTGACGCATCTGCCGAGGTCAGTGCAGAAGATCGCGATTGGCTCGAAAACAAGCCTGTCGGCAGTGAGCTACTGTAATGGAGCGCGGCGATATTTACCTTGTGTCACTTGACCCGACTTCAGGCCATGAACAGCAGGGGACACGACCCGTTTTGGTTGTGTCTCCGTCGTCCTTCAACCGCCTGACAAAAACGCCAGTCGTACTGCCAATTACCAGCGGGGGCAACTTTACACGTACGGCTGGCTTTGCAGTATCGCTGATTGGGGCAGGAACGAAAACAACGGGTGCAATCAGATGTGACCAGCCTCGTGCCCTCGACTTAGCTTCGCGCAGTGCCCATAAGCTGGAGGGTGTGCCGGAGGCAATCATGAATGAAGTTCTGGCGAGGGTGTCCACAATTTTCGAGTGACCGATTGGGGATAGAATCTATAAGACAAGGACGCTGCTTGTTATTTTGCTATTGCTGCGCCTTGCCATCATTTTGGCTTTCAAGTACTTCTCGCCCCAGCGATCTTCATCCTGGGGCCCGGCAATGGGTAGAAAGATAGATGTCCCCGGAACTATCATATTTACCCAAAATTGCCTCATGCCCGCCCATTTTACCGTCGTAAGACTCGTTGGCCGCAAAGAAAAATTTATCAACAAAATATTCATCCAGTTCAAGCAGCGCATGCATTGAGAGACTCCAGTTGACTGCAATCAATTTCAACAGGCGTGAAATTAGTGGCGACAGAAGCTGGGTTTCAATCGTCACCTACAGGAGTCACAGAGGGCTCAATTGAACGCAATATTCAGACAGCACCCAATCTTGGAGGTGGCGTTAGCGAT
This Desulfuromonadaceae bacterium DNA region includes the following protein-coding sequences:
- a CDS encoding antitoxin — its product is MHTTNLRKVGGSIMLAVPPAILDILHLHAGATVGLAVDHGRLVVEPTLRPRYSLDELLAQCDASAEVSAEDRDWLENKPVGSELL
- a CDS encoding type II toxin-antitoxin system PemK/MazF family toxin, translating into MERGDIYLVSLDPTSGHEQQGTRPVLVVSPSSFNRLTKTPVVLPITSGGNFTRTAGFAVSLIGAGTKTTGAIRCDQPRALDLASRSAHKLEGVPEAIMNEVLARVSTIFE